The genome window GGTCTTCCTACACACGATCCTGTTGCAGCGATAAAGGAGAATTATAAAAATGGGGTTACTGATGAATTTATAGAACCTATAGTGGTGCTCAACGGTACTGAACCTGCAGCTTTAGTAGAAGAAGGCGATGTCGTTATTTTCTTTAATTATAGAACAGACAGAGGCCGTGAACTAACTCAAATGTTATCCCAAAAAGATTTTCATGAGCAAAACACACATGCGCTGGATCTTTACTATGTCACCATGACCAAATATGATGAAAGCTACAAAAACATAAAAATCATCTTTGAAAAAGACAATCTTAAAAACACTCTAGGCGAAGTGCTCTCTGCAGCAGGGAAGACACAGATACGTATTGCCGAAACAGAGAAGTATCCACATGTGACCTTTTTCTTTAATGGTGGTCAAGAAGAACCTTTTCAAGGTGAAAGCAGGTTGATGTGTAACTCTCCTAAAGTAGCCACTTATGACTTGCAACCAGAAATGTCTATAGATTGTGTTTCTAGCAGTATCATTCCAGAGATCCATAAAAAAGCAGCCGATTTTATATGCCTCAATTTTGCCAATCCAGATATGGTAGGACATACCGGCTCTATGGAAGCAGCGGTAAAAGCATGTGAAGCTGTAGATGCCGCAGCAAAAGAAGTCATCATTGCTGCCATCAAAAACGATTACACAGTGATAGTCATCGCAGACCATGGGAATTGCGAGGTAATGCTCAATACAGATGGCTCTGTAAATACAGCACACACCACTAATCCTGTTCCGATTATTATAGTCGATAAGGATATTAAACAAGTAAAAGACGGGATTCTAGGTGAGATTGCTCCTACTGTATTAAAGTTAATAGGAGTACAACAACCAAGTGAAATGACGCAAAAATCATTAATTTAGTAGTATGAAAAAGATATATATACTCATTGCCGCAGTGACACTTACTGCTTGTGGGACTCAAAAGGCTTCTACAGATAAAACGGCGACCACGACTCCAACCACAATGGAAGATAAAATAAATGCTGCTAATCAAATAGATGGTACCCTGGATATAGGTGCTTCTTATGCAAAAGATGCCTCTGGAAACCTAACTGGAATCGTTCAAAAAGATGCTTTTATGCAAGCACCTTATAACTCTTGGTTCAATAGCAGTATAGCAACATATGAGGCAGATCAAGAAACAATCGATGCTCTTAAATTAGCCTTGGTAGATGTAGAAATAAGAGCTTATATGGGTACTTGGTGTGGTGATTCAAAAAGAGAAACTCCTCAATTTTATAATATCCTTGAGGCGGCCTATTTTGATATGGATCAACTTACCATGATCACTGTGGATCGTTCTAAAAAAAAACCTGTAAAATTAGTTTCTGACTATAACATCCAGCGCGTACCTACTTTTATCTTTTACCGCAACGGAGCAGAAATAGGCCGCTATGTAGAACGACCTAGAGAATCTCTAGAAAAAGACATGTTAAAGATTGTTACTGGTCAAGAATACAAACATTCGTACGATAACTAGTACCTACAATTTTATAATTTAAGACGAGGAATTCATATTCCTCGTTTTTTTTATATATTGAATATAAATTAACCAACTTGAACCTTCACTTTTCAAATCGCTATGTGCTCAACGCCACACTCATTGTTTGCTGGCTAGCTACGGCTATGATAGGCTTTAATGGTTTTTTTAAATCTCATGATTTACTGACAGTTTCTTTGTTTGACTATCAAATTCCAGACGCCTTGACTTTTTTACTGGCTGTAATGATGTTCTTATCACCAGTTACAGGACTATTTATTAATGTTAGGATTGCCAAAT of Nonlabens sp. Ci31 contains these proteins:
- the gpmI gene encoding 2,3-bisphosphoglycerate-independent phosphoglycerate mutase gives rise to the protein MNKKTILMILDGWGITQDPKVSAIAQANTPFIDSLYKKYPHATLRTDGEHVGLPEGQMGNSEVGHMNLGAGRIVYQDLAKINKAIKDDTLKEEKVLVDALDFAKANSKKVHFLGLLSDGGVHAHINHLKALLDVASDREVEQVFIHAFTDGRDVDPKSGAGHVEDLMNYISGTNAQLASVTGRYFAMDRDQRWERVKKAYDVIVHGMGLPTHDPVAAIKENYKNGVTDEFIEPIVVLNGTEPAALVEEGDVVIFFNYRTDRGRELTQMLSQKDFHEQNTHALDLYYVTMTKYDESYKNIKIIFEKDNLKNTLGEVLSAAGKTQIRIAETEKYPHVTFFFNGGQEEPFQGESRLMCNSPKVATYDLQPEMSIDCVSSSIIPEIHKKAADFICLNFANPDMVGHTGSMEAAVKACEAVDAAAKEVIIAAIKNDYTVIVIADHGNCEVMLNTDGSVNTAHTTNPVPIIIVDKDIKQVKDGILGEIAPTVLKLIGVQQPSEMTQKSLI
- a CDS encoding thioredoxin family protein, with the translated sequence MKKIYILIAAVTLTACGTQKASTDKTATTTPTTMEDKINAANQIDGTLDIGASYAKDASGNLTGIVQKDAFMQAPYNSWFNSSIATYEADQETIDALKLALVDVEIRAYMGTWCGDSKRETPQFYNILEAAYFDMDQLTMITVDRSKKKPVKLVSDYNIQRVPTFIFYRNGAEIGRYVERPRESLEKDMLKIVTGQEYKHSYDN